A genome region from Candidatus Protochlamydia phocaeensis includes the following:
- a CDS encoding diphosphate--fructose-6-phosphate 1-phosphotransferase codes for MAPLSPLQRYRLSYQPSLPSILKHLTSLHPVPQTPSSSLPRESALKDLFPQTAAQPFLAFQQGQEKPSNPLRVGVVLSGGQAPGGHNVISGLYDALKKIHPQSELIGFYDGPNGIIKNKTLAITDEILAVYRNQGGFDLLGSSRTKIESPEQFDAAEKTIKALNLDGLVIVGGDDSNTNAAFLAEYFKRKGMNTRVVGVPKTIDGDLKNEFIDISFGFDTACKVYSEAIGNLLKDALSAKKYYFFIKLMGRSASHIVLECALQTHPNLAIISEEVEGEKQTLADIVQQIVRMIVARADQGKNYGAVLIPEGLIEFIPEFKQMLRELNHLLAADPTLAHLREQERHHKERVHSIASHLSEASSHCLLGLPESIQKQLLLDRDPHGNVQVSKIETERLLIDLVEKELNRLKQEGKYKGKFSSQPLFFGYEGRSGLPSNFDCQYCYALGHTAALLILNGATGYMSGIGNLTQPVSDWEVAGIPIYSLLHQETREGKKKAVIQKALVDLEGAPFAQFCQQRAHWLLNDDYCCPGPIQFDGPSELTDKPPLTLSYEKSAIAYK; via the coding sequence ATGGCTCCTTTAAGCCCTTTGCAGCGCTATCGATTAAGCTATCAACCGAGTTTGCCATCTATTCTAAAGCATTTAACTTCCTTGCATCCTGTTCCGCAAACCCCTTCTTCCTCCCTGCCTAGGGAATCCGCATTGAAAGACCTATTCCCGCAGACTGCAGCGCAGCCTTTTTTGGCATTTCAACAAGGGCAAGAGAAGCCTTCAAATCCCTTGCGAGTGGGGGTTGTGCTGTCGGGAGGGCAAGCTCCAGGGGGGCATAACGTGATCTCCGGTCTATATGATGCCTTAAAAAAAATTCATCCCCAAAGCGAACTGATCGGCTTTTACGATGGGCCGAATGGCATTATTAAAAATAAGACACTGGCCATTACGGATGAGATTTTAGCTGTTTACCGCAATCAAGGGGGATTTGACCTTCTGGGATCAAGCCGGACGAAAATCGAATCGCCTGAACAGTTTGACGCGGCCGAGAAGACGATTAAAGCCTTGAATTTAGATGGCCTTGTCATTGTAGGGGGAGACGATTCCAATACGAATGCCGCTTTTTTGGCTGAGTATTTTAAACGAAAGGGAATGAACACACGCGTTGTAGGGGTACCTAAAACGATTGATGGGGATTTGAAAAATGAATTTATCGACATCTCTTTTGGATTTGACACAGCTTGTAAAGTTTACTCAGAAGCCATTGGCAACTTATTGAAAGATGCCTTATCAGCGAAAAAATATTACTTTTTTATTAAGCTAATGGGACGCTCCGCTTCCCATATTGTCCTTGAATGCGCGCTGCAGACGCATCCCAATTTGGCTATTATTAGCGAGGAAGTCGAAGGCGAGAAGCAAACGCTGGCGGATATTGTGCAGCAAATTGTCCGGATGATCGTTGCGAGGGCTGATCAAGGAAAGAATTATGGGGCGGTTTTAATTCCTGAAGGATTGATCGAGTTTATTCCCGAATTCAAGCAAATGCTTCGCGAACTTAATCATTTGCTGGCCGCTGATCCCACTCTTGCACATCTACGTGAACAGGAGCGGCACCATAAAGAACGCGTGCATTCAATTGCATCCCATTTAAGTGAAGCCTCTTCTCATTGCTTGCTGGGGTTACCGGAGTCCATTCAAAAACAGCTCTTGCTTGACCGCGATCCGCATGGCAATGTCCAAGTTTCCAAAATCGAGACCGAGCGTCTGTTGATCGATCTTGTCGAAAAGGAATTGAACCGTCTTAAACAAGAAGGAAAATATAAAGGGAAGTTCAGCAGCCAGCCTCTTTTTTTCGGCTATGAAGGGCGCTCTGGCTTGCCTTCTAACTTTGATTGCCAATATTGCTATGCGCTGGGCCATACCGCCGCTTTGCTCATTTTGAATGGGGCGACAGGCTACATGAGCGGTATCGGCAATTTGACCCAGCCTGTTTCGGATTGGGAAGTGGCCGGGATTCCTATTTACAGCTTGCTGCATCAAGAGACAAGAGAAGGGAAAAAGAAAGCGGTCATTCAAAAAGCCTTGGTAGATCTTGAAGGAGCGCCTTTTGCTCAATTTTGCCAGCAAAGAGCGCATTGGTTGTTAAATGATGATTATTGCTGCCCTGGGCCAATCCAGTTCGATGGGCCATCCGAGTTAACGGATAAACCGCCTTTGACCCTGAGCTATGAAAAGAGCGCGATAGCGTATAAATAG
- a CDS encoding shikimate kinase → MLNKSSPNISLIGFPTSGKTILGGRLAQHLNKRFIDVDALIQSYHASLSCREIFQVFGEAYFRYLESKAIQSLEAHPEPVIIATGGGSLIQEKNCLSLKKHSRFIYLKVPSVVLKERLLCQSALPAFLQTEDPEHAFNRLYGERSVLYEKWADHIIDLHSFSVEQCLQELNRLLLEV, encoded by the coding sequence ATGCTAAACAAATCCTCTCCTAATATTTCTTTAATTGGTTTTCCGACTAGCGGGAAGACCATATTGGGTGGCCGTTTGGCACAGCATTTAAATAAACGGTTTATCGATGTAGATGCCCTCATTCAAAGCTACCATGCTTCCTTGTCTTGTAGAGAAATCTTCCAGGTCTTTGGAGAAGCGTATTTCCGCTATTTAGAGAGCAAGGCCATCCAAAGCTTGGAAGCCCATCCTGAGCCTGTGATCATTGCCACAGGAGGAGGAAGCTTAATCCAAGAAAAAAACTGCCTCTCGCTTAAAAAGCATAGCCGGTTTATTTATCTAAAAGTCCCTTCCGTTGTTTTAAAAGAACGTCTTTTGTGCCAATCCGCTCTTCCTGCCTTTTTACAAACAGAAGATCCTGAGCATGCCTTTAATCGCCTTTATGGGGAAAGATCCGTCCTTTATGAAAAATGGGCAGATCATATAATCGATCTCCATTCTTTTTCTGTTGAGCAATGTTTGCAAGAGCTAAATCGCTTATTGTTAGAAGTCTAA
- a CDS encoding F-box-like domain-containing protein has protein sequence MHPYNHEICRRFLVYPYLLSQPEEGPINSLPPEMIAYILSILGKSHSYTSGLEPYNLVCKNWYEIVKDTFLARENVFPKIEQLAQAIPASAFKPQGYFRKILWAIFDGDLTADLLGRYAISCKASYQETWEAVQQRMEELFPFLDDKVEELHQLLQAPNSATFIDSLRQFILATKRPDVTHPLTINPAHPFMEAMRKEFQLDRKETLEQAYLILLACAYQKKYGDADPEKEGKGFTPLHLISGLSKLFGKENYQDLLEGMILLGFPIHQLGPDGFSPLHIAAILSTNKYAVQILMAYGANPYEKTNDQKTPLDLATEYDNTIASNYFINYLPVTTKEIEKLTKKIYKEHDKGELAYLYAEMVESYTQELHAENDSLRRKVLELESAEPQKKAVQTNASRRFPKKRAASSVEKGEAQNQPATITPSNKKTASGLLKKYKALKQNSSRKVPDQGTDQQNKRNPDLFSRKFRSWQG, from the coding sequence ATGCATCCCTATAACCATGAAATATGCCGTAGATTTTTAGTCTATCCTTATTTGTTGAGTCAGCCGGAAGAGGGGCCGATTAATTCTTTACCACCGGAAATGATTGCTTATATTTTAAGCATTTTAGGAAAATCTCATAGTTATACATCCGGCTTGGAACCGTATAATCTAGTTTGTAAAAATTGGTATGAAATAGTAAAGGATACTTTTTTAGCTCGAGAGAATGTTTTCCCGAAGATAGAACAATTAGCGCAAGCGATTCCTGCTTCAGCCTTTAAGCCGCAAGGCTATTTTAGAAAAATTCTTTGGGCGATATTCGATGGCGATCTGACGGCAGATTTATTGGGGAGATATGCCATCTCGTGCAAAGCCAGTTATCAGGAGACATGGGAAGCTGTTCAGCAAAGAATGGAAGAGCTTTTTCCTTTTTTAGACGATAAAGTAGAGGAATTGCATCAACTTTTGCAAGCTCCAAATTCAGCAACTTTTATTGATAGCCTGCGACAATTCATTCTAGCTACGAAAAGGCCGGATGTCACGCATCCTTTAACGATTAATCCCGCGCATCCCTTTATGGAAGCGATGCGGAAAGAATTCCAGTTGGACAGAAAAGAGACTCTAGAGCAAGCGTATTTAATCTTGCTCGCTTGCGCTTATCAAAAAAAATATGGAGATGCGGATCCGGAGAAGGAAGGGAAAGGCTTTACTCCGTTACATCTTATCAGCGGTCTCAGCAAGCTTTTTGGAAAAGAAAATTATCAAGATCTGTTAGAGGGAATGATTTTACTGGGCTTTCCTATTCATCAATTGGGCCCAGACGGTTTTTCTCCTCTACATATTGCAGCGATCTTGTCCACAAACAAATACGCTGTCCAAATATTAATGGCATATGGGGCGAATCCGTATGAAAAAACAAATGATCAAAAAACCCCGCTCGATCTAGCGACCGAATATGATAATACGATTGCGTCGAATTACTTCATTAACTATTTGCCGGTGACGACAAAGGAAATAGAGAAGTTAACCAAAAAAATCTACAAAGAGCATGACAAAGGAGAGCTGGCGTATTTATACGCAGAGATGGTCGAAAGCTATACTCAAGAACTGCATGCAGAAAATGACAGCCTGAGACGAAAAGTCCTTGAATTGGAATCGGCAGAGCCCCAGAAAAAGGCTGTACAAACAAACGCTTCTCGCAGATTTCCAAAAAAACGGGCGGCTTCCTCTGTTGAAAAAGGAGAGGCCCAAAATCAGCCAGCAACAATTACACCGTCTAATAAGAAAACAGCAAGCGGGCTTCTAAAAAAGTATAAGGCTCTTAAGCAAAATAGCTCTAGAAAAGTTCCTGATCAAGGAACTGATCAACAAAATAAACGCAATCCGGATCTGTTCTCTCGAAAGTTTAGATCCTGGCAAGGCTAA